A stretch of DNA from Streptomyces gobiensis:
GAACGTCACGCCCGACTCCTTCTCGGACGGCGGCCGGTGGTTCGACACCACCGCCGCGGTCAAGCGCGGCCTGGACCTGGTCACCGAGGGCGCCGACCTGGTTGACGTCGGCGGGGAGTCCACCCGCCCCGGCGCCACCCGGGTGGACGAGTCGGAGGAGCTGCGCCGGGTGATCCCCGTCGTCCGGGGCCTCGCGGGCGAGGGCGTCGTGGTCAGCGTGGACACCATGCGGGCGTCCGTCGCCGAGCAGGCCGTCGCCGCCGGGGCCCGCCTGGTCAATGACGTCAGCGGCGGCCGCGCGGACCCCCGCATGGCGCCGGTGGTCGCCGGGGCCGGGGCGCCGTATGTGGTGATGCACTGGCGCGGCCAGTCCCTGGGAATGAACAGGCTGGCGGTCTACAGCGATGTCGTCACCGAGGTGATCGATGAGCTGCGGGCCAGCCTGGAGCAGGCCGTCGAGGGCGGTATCGCACTGGACCGGATCATCATCGACCCGGGCCTTGGCTTCGCCAAGCAGGCCGAGCACGACCTGGCCCTGGTGGCCGCGCTGGGGCGGCTGCGCCGCGAGCTGGCGCGGCCCATGCTGGTGGCCGCTTCCCGGAAGCGGTTCCTGGGCCGGGTGCTGGCGGCGGACGCGGCAGACCCGGCCGCCCCTCCGCCGCCCGCCCGGGAGCGGGACGCGGCCACGGCGGCGGTCTCAGCGCTGGCCGCCCGGGAGGGCGCCTGGGCGGTACGGGTGCACGAGGTGCGGGCGAGCGCCGACGCCGTACGCGTCGCACGGGCCATCGAGCGCGCAGAAGGAGCCGTGTGAGCACCGGCGGCACCCACACCGACATCGAAGCGGTCGAGGCCGCGAACACAGCGCTGTATGAGGCCTTGGAGCACGGCGACCTCGACGCCATGGCCGAGCGGTGGCTGGACGGCGACATCAGCGTGGTCCACCCGGGCTGGCCGGTGCTGACGGGCCGCGGCGAGGTGATGCGCTCGTATGCGCTGATCATGGCGGCCACCGAGTACATCCAGTTCTTCCTGACGGATGTCGAGGTGTCGGTGCGGGGCGACACCGCGCTGGTGACCTGTACGGAGAACATCCTCAGTGGCGGCCCGGCGGAGGCGGACGGTTCAGCGGGTCCGCTGGTGGGCGGGCTGGTGGTGGCCACGAATACCTTCCGGCGGACGACGGGGGGCGAGTGGAAGGTGTGGTCGCACCATGGCTCGCCCGTACTCGTCGAGCAGGAGGAGGAAGAGGACCAGGAAGGCCCGGAGGGCCCGGTGGGCGGGGAAGACATTCTCTGAGCGTTCTCGAGCGTTGTCGAGCGTTCTCTGAGCGTCAGCCGCGGTCACCGCGGGTCACTCATGGGAGCCATCCGACGGGGAATACCGGAGTGCCCCACAGAGCTCTTGGGTAGGCAGCGGCCCGCTGCCACCGATGACCAGGAGCCCCCGCGGGCAAGCGGGGTCAGTGCTCGCAGGTAGATTCGAATCGGCGGGTGCCTCCGTGCGCCCGGACACCGGCCAGCCACAGAAGACCAAGGGGAGTGATGCGCTGTGGACCACGTCGCTCTGCGCGGCCTGAGAGCCCGGGGGCATCACGGGGTTTTCGCGCGGGAACGGGAAGAAGGACAGACCTTCATCGTGGATGTGGAGCTGGCCGTGGACACCCGCCCCGCGGCGGCCGGGGACGACCTCAGCAAGACGGTGCACTACGGCGTCGTCGCCGAGGAGGTCGTGGCCATCGTCGAGGGCGAGCCGGTTGAGCTCATCGAAACCCTCGCCCAGCGGATCGCCGATCAATGCCTGAAGCACCAGGCGGTGCGGGAGGTCCAGGTGGTCGTCCACAAGCCGGACGCCCCGATCACCGTGCCTTTTGACGACGTGACCATCACTATCAAGCGGAGCCGATCATGACGCCGAACAGTGACCCGACAGTGCAGCCGGTGCCCGCTTCGGTGGTGCAGCAGGTCGACGACGCCGATACGACGCTGAGCAACCCGAAACACGCCGTGCTCTCCCTCGGCAGCAACCTCGGCAACCGGCTGGAGACGCTGCAGGGCGCCATCGACGCGCTGGAGGACACCCCCGGGGTACGGGTGAAGGCGGTCTCGCCCGTCTACGAGACCGAGCCCTGGGGTGTCGAGCCGGGCTCCCAGCCCACGTATTTCAACGCCGTGGTGCTCATCAGGACCACCCTGCCGCCCGCCTCGCTGCTGGAGCGCGGTCAGGCCATCGAGGAGGCCTTCGAACGGGTACGGGACGAGCGCTGGGGCCCGCGGACCATCGATGTGGACATCGTGTCCTACCAGGATGTCGTCTCCGATGATCCGCAGCTGACCCTGCCGCACCCCCGCGCGCATGAGCGGGCCTTCGTGCTGGTGCCATGGCACGATGTGGACCCGTCCGCCGAGGTGCCGGGCCAGGGCAAGGTCACTGAGCTGCTGGCGGCCGTGGGCCAGGAGGGCGTGGCCGCCCGCGGTGACCTGGAACTCGTCGTACCTGAATAGTCGTTGGGACCGTCTGTGAGAGAACTTCGCATCGGGACACTCGCCGCGCTCTTCGTCATCGCCGGGGTGCTGTCCTGGGCGGGCGCCCGGCTGTGGGACGCGATCGGCAGCCTGCCGGCGGTCCCCGTCGCGGCCCCCATCGTGCTGGCCGTCATCGCGATGGTCCTGCTGGGGACGGCTCTCTCCATCCGCTCCCGGCTGCGCGCCCAGCGTGACCGGGAGCCCGGCGCCAAGGGCGTGGAGCCGATGATGGCGGCCCGCGCCGTGGTGCTCGGCCAGGCCAGTGCCCTGGTCGCCGCCCTGATCGCCGGAATGTACGGCGGCACCGGTGTCTTTCTGCTGACCTCAGGGCTCGCCGAGGTCCCCGCCCGCCGCGATCAGGCCATCTACGCGGGCCTGTCCGTCCTCGCCGCCTTCGCCGTGATCGCTACGGCGATGTGGCTGGAGCGGATCTGCCGCCTCCCCGAGGAGCCCGACGATGACCAGGGCCCACAGGGGGCAACGGCCTGAGCCGCCCCTCCGGAGCGGCGGACCTGGTCAGCGAGCCATTATCAGGCTCATCGCCTCGGCACGGGTGGCGGCGTCCCGTAGCTGGCCGCGCACAGCGGAGGTGAGGGTTTTGGCACCGGGCTTGCGGACGCCCCGCATCGTCATGCACATGTGCTCGCACTCGATGACGACGATCACGCCGCGCGCCTCCAGCAGGCGCATCATCGAATCGGCGATCTGTGTGGTCAGCCGCTCCTGGACCTGGGGGCGGCGGGCGAAGACATCCACCAGGCGGGCGAGCTTGGACAGGCCCGTGATCTTGCCGCTGCTCGATGGAATGTAACCGATGTGGGCATACCCCACGAAGGGCACCAAGTGGTGCTCGCACTGGCTGAGGACCTCGATCTCCTTCACCAGCACCAGCTCGTCATGGCCCAGGTCGAACGTGGTCGTCAGCACGTCCTCGGGCTTCTGCCACAGGCCCGCGAATATCTCCTTGTAGGCCCGCGCGACCCGCGCCGGGGTCTCGCGGAGACCCTCGCGGTCCGGATCCTCACCGACCGCGATGAGCAGCTCACGAATGGCGTTCTCGGCCCGTTTCTCATCGAACTCGCCGATCTCGCCCTCGCCGTCAAGCCTCACCGGGTCGATCATGGATTTGCCTCGCTTCTCACACGTACGCACGGAAAAACCGCGCTCCTCAGGGTAGAACCTGAGGAGCGCGGTTGACATTCCGGGGGCTGTGACGTGTGAGGAAGCCCTCCTCGGCCCTCAGCCTTCCGTCGTCCGGGGCTGCCGCTCCCGCTCCGCGTCGCCGCCGCCCTCGGTCGGGCCGATCTCCTTGCCCTTCTCCAGGGTGGGGCCGCCGCCGTTGCTGAGCGCCAGCTCCTTCGGGGAGGTGACCGGCGGACGGGTCGACGGTGTACGGCGGGCGGAGCCGGTCCAGGCCGGGCGGGCCGGGCGCTTGACGACCGGCTTGAAGATCTCGGCGATCTCCTCCTTGCCCAGCGTCTCCTTCTCCAGGAGGGCCATCACCAGGTTGTCCAGGACGTCGCGGTTCTCCACCAGGATTTCCCAGGCCTCGTTGTGCGCGGTCTCGATCAGCTTCTTGACCTCTTCGTCAACGAGACCCGCGACCTCCTCGGAGTAGTCGCGCTGGTGTGCCATCTCCTTGCCCAGGAAGGGCTCGGA
This window harbors:
- the folP gene encoding dihydropteroate synthase; translation: MSATRDPIRTVTGLPTWDRCAVMGVVNVTPDSFSDGGRWFDTTAAVKRGLDLVTEGADLVDVGGESTRPGATRVDESEELRRVIPVVRGLAGEGVVVSVDTMRASVAEQAVAAGARLVNDVSGGRADPRMAPVVAGAGAPYVVMHWRGQSLGMNRLAVYSDVVTEVIDELRASLEQAVEGGIALDRIIIDPGLGFAKQAEHDLALVAALGRLRRELARPMLVAASRKRFLGRVLAADAADPAAPPPPARERDAATAAVSALAAREGAWAVRVHEVRASADAVRVARAIERAEGAV
- a CDS encoding nuclear transport factor 2 family protein, which produces MSTGGTHTDIEAVEAANTALYEALEHGDLDAMAERWLDGDISVVHPGWPVLTGRGEVMRSYALIMAATEYIQFFLTDVEVSVRGDTALVTCTENILSGGPAEADGSAGPLVGGLVVATNTFRRTTGGEWKVWSHHGSPVLVEQEEEEDQEGPEGPVGGEDIL
- the folB gene encoding dihydroneopterin aldolase, yielding MDHVALRGLRARGHHGVFAREREEGQTFIVDVELAVDTRPAAAGDDLSKTVHYGVVAEEVVAIVEGEPVELIETLAQRIADQCLKHQAVREVQVVVHKPDAPITVPFDDVTITIKRSRS
- the folK gene encoding 2-amino-4-hydroxy-6-hydroxymethyldihydropteridine diphosphokinase codes for the protein MTPNSDPTVQPVPASVVQQVDDADTTLSNPKHAVLSLGSNLGNRLETLQGAIDALEDTPGVRVKAVSPVYETEPWGVEPGSQPTYFNAVVLIRTTLPPASLLERGQAIEEAFERVRDERWGPRTIDVDIVSYQDVVSDDPQLTLPHPRAHERAFVLVPWHDVDPSAEVPGQGKVTELLAAVGQEGVAARGDLELVVPE
- a CDS encoding DUF3180 domain-containing protein → MRELRIGTLAALFVIAGVLSWAGARLWDAIGSLPAVPVAAPIVLAVIAMVLLGTALSIRSRLRAQRDREPGAKGVEPMMAARAVVLGQASALVAALIAGMYGGTGVFLLTSGLAEVPARRDQAIYAGLSVLAAFAVIATAMWLERICRLPEEPDDDQGPQGATA
- the folE gene encoding GTP cyclohydrolase I FolE, yielding MIDPVRLDGEGEIGEFDEKRAENAIRELLIAVGEDPDREGLRETPARVARAYKEIFAGLWQKPEDVLTTTFDLGHDELVLVKEIEVLSQCEHHLVPFVGYAHIGYIPSSSGKITGLSKLARLVDVFARRPQVQERLTTQIADSMMRLLEARGVIVVIECEHMCMTMRGVRKPGAKTLTSAVRGQLRDAATRAEAMSLIMAR